Part of the Candidatus Sulfotelmatobacter sp. genome is shown below.
TTCGCGGCCACCGGCTGATCCCAGTTGAGCGACCAGGTGTCTGAGTAGAAGACGAGGCCGTCGCGCGCCCCGCCCCCGACCACGAGCCCGAAATGGATCGGATCGTAAACCGCCACGATCGCGTCGCGGGGGAGCGGCGGGCCGCCGGTTGGCGAGAGCAGCGTCCAAGTTGGGGTACCCGACAACGAGAGCGAATAGACGTCGTTCAGAGCATCCGTTCCGCTCCAGCCCCCGAACACGACCAGCCGATCCCCGACCGGATCGAGAACGGCGGCGTGGATGATCCTTCCGGGAGGCGGAGTGCCGGCCGGAGCCAGGGTCGACCATGCCGGCGGGCTCGCGGCAAGGTCCAGCGCGTACACATCGCTACCGGGCACATTCGAATTATCGCTCCCACCCATCACCAGCGCACGCTGTCGAGTGGGATCCGAAAGCATGACGAACCCCCAGCGCCGCGAGGGTCCCGATCCGGTTGGAAAGAGCTGGTTCCACTTCAAGGCATTGGGTCCGGAAAGCGGAATTTCCCAAAGATCGCCGAGGCTCTGTCCCATGGAATCAGGGTTGTACCCGCCGAAGATCAGCATTCGATCGCGCGGCGCGTCATACACCGCTCCACCGGCGAACCGCTTGACCGGTGGCGTTCCGGTCGTGATGAGATGGTTCCAACTCGGCACGGGTCGCGGGTGGTATTCCCAGAGGTCATTGAGGAAGTCGAAATCGTACCCACTGAATAGCAGCATGCGGTCGCGGACGGGATCCCAGATGGTTCGCGCGGCGTACCGTGGCGTCGGCGGCGCGCCGCTGGGGATTACGGTCTGCCAGTTGGCCGGGCCGCCAATCAGCGGGAGCATTCGCAAGTCGTTACCGAGTTGCACCGAAGCACCGATGACCTCTTCGCCGCCAAAGCTGAGCATCGCGTGCGCGATGGGATCGTACTCGGCGGAGTAGTTCCGAACCTCGAATGGCATCGTGATCAGATGCCAGGCCGGAGGTCCGCTCAACGACAGCGCCCAGCTATCGCTTCCCTGACCAGGATCTTCGAGTCCGCCGAAGATCACCATCTGCTGGCCAACCGCGTCGTAGATGGAGGAGTGCCCATATCGTGGCGCCGGCCCGGGCGCGGGCGACAGGGGTGTCCAGGTCGGGGCACCCGCCGGCTGCAGCGCCCACACGTCCGAGCGGAGCGTGCCGTCGTTGCCGGCGAACAGCACGAGGCGGCCGTTCATCGGGTCCCAGATCATGGAAATCTCGCGCCGAGGAGGAGGCAGGGACGCGGGAGCGAGATGCGTCCAAACCGGCGTGCCGTTCAGGGTGAAGGCCCAGGTGTCGTTGCGGTAATTGTTGTTCCAGCCGCCGAACAAATAGAACGTTCCAGAAACGGGATCCACGGCCGATGCCGCGAGGCTGCGGGCGGGCGGGACATTGCTCTGCGGGAAGATCTGACTCCACGCCGGAGAGCCCGAAAACGACAGCGCCCAGGTGTCCGACAGAAAATCGGTCCCATCCCACCCACCGAATACGATCATGCGATCGTTGCTGGCGTCGTAGCCGGCCACGTGAAAGCTGCGGCCAGGAGGCGGCGTACCCGAAGGCGTCAGTTGACTCCAGCCCGGCGTGCCCGAGAGCGAGAGCGCGAACACGCTCTGGAGCTGGTTGGTGCCGTCGAACCCGCCGAATACAACCACTCGGTCACGCGCCGAGTCGTAGATGGCGGTCGGGCCGTAGCATGGATTCGGCGGGTAGCCGGTCGGAGTCAACTGCGTCCACTGGCTGGTCGCGAGATCGAGTGCCCAGACGTCATTGAGATAGGTCGGGAATCCGCCGAACACGATCAGCCGCCGGCGCAGGCTGTCGTAGCAATAGCCCGCCGCTCGACGCCCGGAGGGAAACCCGCCGGTCAGGGAGTTCCAGGTGCCGTCTGAATTGAAGAGCTGCGATCCCGCGCCGGCCATCGCGGGGCCAAGCGCAGTGAAAACCGCCGTGAACCCGATGAACAGCAGGGTCGCCTTCGTGGCGAGCCGAGGAACCACGAGCCGTGGGCGAAACATGCGGACCTCCATTCCCGATCGAAAGGGCCACGCGCCCAAGAACGCCCTCAGTCGATTTCGAGCCCTCTTGAGGAAGGATGTCGTGAAGGCTACCACCGGACCGCGTCGCAGCAATGTTACATCTGTATGGCAGTTGCGCTGTGGATTTACAAACGCGTCCAGAGTTTCTAGCCGCTGAACAGCTCCTCGAGCCGCTCCATGCCCTGAGCGATCGTGCGCGGCGAGGTGGCCCCCACCGACAGCCGCACCCAGCCGTCTTCGTTGGGAAGGGCGAACGCCTGGAACGGCACCACCGCGATGCCGGCCTCTTCGAGCAGCAGCCGGCGGATGTCCTCGTTGGTCGCGATCGAGCGGCCTCGAATCGTGACGCCAAGAGGAAAACGCGCCGAGAGATAGAGCGTCCCCTCGGGCGCCACCGCATCCACCGGCACGCCGCGCTCCTTGAGGTGCACGAAGCCGCGATAGAGCAGTTCGAGCCGCTCGCGCAGTCGGCGCTCCATCGCCGCGCGGTAGTCGCGAAACGCCTGCGCGTCCCGGAGGAACTCGGCGGTCGCCACCTGCTCGGGCTTGGGCGCCCAGGCGCCGACGTGGCCGAGCAGATCCGAGAGCCGCGCGGTCACCGCCGGATGCGCCACCGCCCAGCCAACCCTGAGCCCGGTGGCGGCGAGCGACTTGGAGATCGCGTCGATCAGCACGGTGTACGGCGCCACCTCGGGCACCAGTGCGTTCGGCGTCGCCGGGTCGGAAGAGTCGAAGGCGGTCGACCAGTAGACCTGGTCGTACATCAGGAACACCGGGCGTTGCCCGGCCGGTTCGCGCCGTTCGTTCTCGGCCACGATCAGCCGGCAGATCGAGGCCAGGGTCTCTCGCCTCATGCCGGTGCCCGTGGGATTGCTCGGCGAGCACAGCGCGATCAGACGCGCGCCCGGGAGCACCCCCGCGATCTGCTCGG
Proteins encoded:
- a CDS encoding kelch repeat-containing protein; amino-acid sequence: MFRPRLVVPRLATKATLLFIGFTAVFTALGPAMAGAGSQLFNSDGTWNSLTGGFPSGRRAAGYCYDSLRRRLIVFGGFPTYLNDVWALDLATSQWTQLTPTGYPPNPCYGPTAIYDSARDRVVVFGGFDGTNQLQSVFALSLSGTPGWSQLTPSGTPPPGRSFHVAGYDASNDRMIVFGGWDGTDFLSDTWALSFSGSPAWSQIFPQSNVPPARSLAASAVDPVSGTFYLFGGWNNNYRNDTWAFTLNGTPVWTHLAPASLPPPRREISMIWDPMNGRLVLFAGNDGTLRSDVWALQPAGAPTWTPLSPAPGPAPRYGHSSIYDAVGQQMVIFGGLEDPGQGSDSWALSLSGPPAWHLITMPFEVRNYSAEYDPIAHAMLSFGGEEVIGASVQLGNDLRMLPLIGGPANWQTVIPSGAPPTPRYAARTIWDPVRDRMLLFSGYDFDFLNDLWEYHPRPVPSWNHLITTGTPPVKRFAGGAVYDAPRDRMLIFGGYNPDSMGQSLGDLWEIPLSGPNALKWNQLFPTGSGPSRRWGFVMLSDPTRQRALVMGGSDNSNVPGSDVYALDLAASPPAWSTLAPAGTPPPGRIIHAAVLDPVGDRLVVFGGWSGTDALNDVYSLSLSGTPTWTLLSPTGGPPLPRDAIVAVYDPIHFGLVVGGGARDGLVFYSDTWSLNWDQPVAAKASLVDAHAEAGLVRIQWSLSDAGAADLTVERQRDHSGWLAVAAPTREGAD
- a CDS encoding pyridoxal phosphate-dependent aminotransferase encodes the protein MTSTSPARGSSGVSDRSLSRLAQGMIGSEVLRIAAEVRAAQAAGKEILNLTVGDFDPREFPLPAPLVEGIKRALDGGNSNYPPSNGILELRKAIVEFYARELKLDVPLDSVVVAGGARPLIYATYRTLVDPGETAVFPVPSWNNNHYAYLTGARALPLEVRRENGFHPTPEQIAGVLPGARLIALCSPSNPTGTGMRRETLASICRLIVAENERREPAGQRPVFLMYDQVYWSTAFDSSDPATPNALVPEVAPYTVLIDAISKSLAATGLRVGWAVAHPAVTARLSDLLGHVGAWAPKPEQVATAEFLRDAQAFRDYRAAMERRLRERLELLYRGFVHLKERGVPVDAVAPEGTLYLSARFPLGVTIRGRSIATNEDIRRLLLEEAGIAVVPFQAFALPNEDGWVRLSVGATSPRTIAQGMERLEELFSG